A segment of the Actinomycetota bacterium genome:
TGCCGGCGGAACACGGGGAATCGGAGCGGTGATGGCTGAGCAAGCCGAGCAAGCTGAGAGGACCGGGAAGGACGAGCACGGCAACGGGATGCGGACGACGTCCCATCTGCTGCTGGAGGACCCCGAGGAGACCGCACGATGGGAGAAGGTTTCCCCTCGCAAGATCCCGGAGGAGAAGTGGCGGCGCTTCGAGGGCTACGTCGGGGAGATCTTCGAGGCGTTCGGCATGGACCTGAGCACTGCGGGGACGGTGAGGACGCCCGAGCGGTTCCTCCGGGCGCTGTTCGAGTCGACGGCGGGCTACGAGGGCGACCCCAAGCTCCTCACCGCGTTCCCCACGGAATGCCGGGGCGGACCGGACTGCCGGATCACCCAGATCGTGGAGGGTCCCATCTCGTTCTTCGCGCTGTGCGAGCACCACTCCCTGCCGTTCTTCGGGAAGGCGCACGTGGGGTACATCGCGCACGAGGAGATCATCGGGATCTCGAAGCTGACCCGGCTGGTCCGCCTGTTCGCCCGGCGGTTCACGGTGCAGGAGCGCATCGGGGTGGAGGTGGCGGACACGCTGGTCCGGCTGCTCCAGCCCCACGGCGTGGCGGTCCATCTGGAAGCCACGCACCTGTGCACGCAGATGCGTGGCGTCCGCGAGGAGCACTCCCGCACCTGGACCTCGTTCTGGCGGGGCAACTACGAGTCGGATCCCGACATGCGGGCGGAGTTCCTGGACGTGGTCCGGCAGTCGAAGCTCACGCGGAGCGGCTGAGCGCCGTCAGTGGGCCGGCGACCGCCGGTCGAGCCGGTAGCGCAGGAACAGGTGGGACTGGTGCCGCTTGACGCTTTGGAGCGCGGCGGCCGGCAGCGCGCCCGGATCGAAGGCGTGGCCCTCCACCAGGCCGAGGCGATGGGACTCCTCGTCGCGTCCGGCCAGCCGGGGTGAGAGCGTCAGGAACAGCTCGTCCAGGAATTCCGCCGCCAGGAACTGCGCAAGGACCGTGGGGCCGCCCTCGGTCAGGACCACCTGGAACCCCTCCTGCCGCAGGGCCGCCATCACGCCGGCGGGCCCGATCCTCGGTCCGGGCAGGGTGGTCACCGTGCTGGCCTTCGGCAGCTTCCCGCGAAGCGCGGCGGCGCCGGCGGAGGTGGTCAGGACCAGGGCGCCCAGCTCGAAGGCGGGAAGCGACGGATCGACGTCGCCGCTCCCGGTGAGCAGGACCAGGCGTGGAGTGGGGGAGAGGCCGAGTGACGCCCGCAGCTCGGCGTAGGCGCCGGCGAGCCCTGGGTAGATGTGCTCGGGGGTCCACAGGTGCCGGGGCTCGGCCCGGAGCGTTCCCGCGCCCACGACCACCGCCTCCGCGCACGCCCGGAGCAGGCCCATGACGAGGCGGTCGGCCTCCGCGCCGCCGCTGATGGCGGACGGCGGGGCGTCCTCCGCGGCCACCACGCCGTCGAGCGACGTGACGAAGTTGGCGTACAGGGTCGGAGACCGGAAGCCGCACGTCCCGCCGTAGGCGACGGAGAGGGCGGCGGGAAGCGGGTAGGCAGGAAGCCCGTCTCGTTCCCATAGCGTTGCCAGCGCGAGCGCCATGCCCGCGGGAGTGTACGGGCCCCTACGCCGTCGTCCCCACGTCCACGGGGAGCGTCGCCGGCCGGGGGAACATGTTGTTGGACGGCGCGAACTGCATCAGCTCGTAGTGGATGTGGGCGTCCGCGGGCGCGATGTCGATGAGGTTCTCGATCGCGCACCGGAGCTCGGTCTTGGCCCGATGTGCCGGTGTGGTCGAGGTACCAGCCGACATGGCGTCCCCGGGGAGGGACGTACCCCTCCCAGGCCCGGTGGTCGGACGTCAGGACGTCCGAATCGGAGAGCAGGCGCTTGACGTCCTCGTGGCGGGTGACGAACCAGGCCCCCATGTCCGGCAGGTGGTGGACCGGGTCGCGCTCGCGCAGCCGGTGGAGCGTCGGGTACGGGTCCACGATGAACTCGAGGGACCCACTCGCTCGGTCGCCGGGAGCCGGGCGCCGGTCCCTGTTCCCGTGCAGGGCTCCCCCGGCCCCGGGATTGTACGGCTAGGCTTCCCCGGCGATGGCCGTCGCGAACGCCCGTGGAGGCACCGAATGGGCCGGCGAGCAGCTCGACGCCCTGGCCGAGTCGCTGCTGCCGCCCGGAGGCGGCATGCCCACGACCACCGATGCGGGGACGGGGCGGAGGGCCGCCCAGATCCTGGCCGGGCTGCCGCCGCCGCTCCGCCGGCTGGTGGGGATGGAGCTGCGCCTGCTGGACCGGGTGTCCCGGACCACGCTGGGGGCGCCGTTCGCGGAGCTGACGCCGCAGCGGCGGCGAGCCCTGCTGGCCCGGGTGGGGCGGCTTCCCGGGCTCCTGTCGGAAGCGGCGCGCCCACTGGAACTGATGGCCGTCCTGGCCTATTCGGGGGCTCCGGAGGTCCAGGCGGCCATCGGCGCGGAGCCGGGTTCGCTGGTGCCGCTGGCGGGGCCGCTCCCGCCCGCCCGGCGCCTTCCCGTCCGGTCCCATCCCGACATCCGCGCCGGGTTCAGCGAGACCTTCGACGCGGTGGTCGTGGGATCGGGGGCCGGGGGGGCGCCGGTGGCGCGCGAGCTGGCCAGGGCCGGGTGGTCGGTGGCCGTGGTGGAGGAAGGCGACGCGTTCAGCCGGGAGGACTTCACCGGCTCGGACCTGGAGCGGATGCGCAGGCTGTACCGGGACGCCGCCTCGACCACGACCGTGGGCCGGCCCCCGGTGCTGCTGCCCATCGGCCGGGCGGTCGGGGGAACCACCGTGGTGAACTCGGGCACCTGCTTTCGCACGCCCGACCACGTGGTGGCCGGCTGGGGCCGCGTCTACGGCGTGGACATCTCGCCCGAAGACCTCGTTCCCTTCTATGAGGACGTCGAGGACACGCTCGGCGTGGCGCCGGTCCCGTGGGAGGTGATGGGGAACAACGGCGCCATCGCCCATCGGGGGGCGACGGCGCTCGGGATTCCCGGCCGGCCCATCGACCGCAACGCGGAGGGCTGCCACGGCTCGGGCGTGTGCGCCCTGGGGTGTCCCGTCGATGGCAAGCGGGGCGTCCACCTGAACTACCTTCCCCAGTCCGTCGAGGCCGGCGCGCAGATCTTCGCGCGCCTCCGGGCCAACCGGGTCGTGGTCCGCGGCGGGCGGGCCGTCGGGGTGGAGGGCGTCGTGCTGGGCGAGGGAGGGCGGCCGGTCGGGCCCTTCCGGCTGGGCGCGCGGCGGGTGGTCGTGGTCGCCGCGGGGGCGCCCTTCACCCCGGGCATCCTCCGTCGCAGCGGCCTGCGGGGCCGGACCCTGGGCGGGAACCTCCGGATCCACCCGGCCACGGCGGTGGCCGGCCTGTTCGACGAGGAGGTCGTGCCGTGGCGGGGCGTGCTCCAGAGCTACCAGGTGGACGCCCTGGCCGGACGGGGCATCATGCTGGAGTCGACGTTCCCGCCGCCCGGCCTGGCCGCGGCCGAGGTGGCCATGACCCTCGCGCCGGAGGACCGCCTGCCGGTCATGGTCAGACTGCGGCACATGGCGGTGCTGGGCCTGCTGGTCTCCGATACCTCGAGCGGGAGGGCCATCGACCTGGGGGCGGCCCGGACGCCGCTGCTCACCTACCGGGTGAACGCGAACGACGCTCGCCGGACCCTCGACGGGTTGTTGCTGGCGGCACGGGTGCTCCTTGCGGCCGGGGCGACCGAGGTGTGGCCGATGGTGGCCGGGGCCGGCCGGGTTCGTTCGATGCGAGAAGCCGAGGCGCTGCTGGGGAGGAACTGGCCGGCGGCGGCGCTGCGCATGTCCGCCTACCATCCCATGGGAACGGCCCGCATGGGCCTGGACTCGGGCGGCGTCGTGGACGGATTCGGCCGCGTCCGCGGGGTCGAGCGATTGGTGGTCCCCGACGCCAGCGTGTTTCCCACCTCGCTGGCCGTGAACCCGCAGCTCACCATCATGGCGTTCGCCACCCGGGCCGCCCGGCGTATCCTCGACGCCTCGTGATCCCCCTCGACAGCTTCCTGCTGGATCCGCCCATGCTGGTCGGGTCGGGTTTCCTGGCCGCCCGGCTCACGCGACGCCTGAGCCCGGCCCGGCGGCGCCAGGCCCGGTGGGTCCTGGGCACCGGCACCATGGCCGTGTTCTGGGTGACGTCGGTGTCGCTGTACCTGAACCGCGAGTGGACCCGGTGGATCTGGGAGATGTGCCGGGCGGAGTCCGGCCGGGACTGGATGCTGAACTCGGGCCTGTTCCGCTTCGACCACCGGGACGTGTCCCCGGCCACCCACGCCGCGTCGGCGGGGATCCTCGCCACCTACCCGGCGTGGCTGGTGCTCGGCATGCGGTTGGGATCGCGCGAGACGGCGTGACCCCCGCCGGCCCCGGCGAGTTCGAACGGCGCGTCCTCGAGGTCGTGGCCCGGCTCCGACCCGGGGAGGTGGCCACCTACGGCGAGATCGCCGAGGAGGCGGGCCACCCCGGCGCCGCCCGGGCCGTGGGCGGCGTGATGGCCCGCTGCGAGGGCGTTCCGTGGTGGCGCGTGGTCACGGCGACCGGCCGGCTGGTCCCCGGCCACGAGCGCGAGCAGGCCCGGCGGCTGCGATCAGAAGGCGTTCCGGTCGTCCGGGGCCGCGTGCCCCCCCGAGGCCGACCCTGAGGGGCGGGGTTTGCCTGCATTGCGCTGCGGGTACACCGCGGGACGAAATGCACGGTCTGTAACGTGGCCGGCGCTCACAGGGGAAAGGGTAGGAGGTCGGGATGGCCAGACGATCGGGGCCCGTGAGCCTTGTCGTCGCCTCCATCTTGGTGCTCGCGATTCCTGTCGTCATGATGGCGGTCTCGCCGCACCGTGACCGGGGGGCTACGAACGTACGAATCCAGTTCGCCGCGGGGGAGCAGAACGCGCCGGCGGCGCAGCCAGCAGGAACGGCGGCCACGAAGTCGGGCGGGGCGGCCCAGCCCGCCGCGGGCCGTCATGGCTCGGCCGGGGGCGGATCCGCTCCGGGCCGTCAGGGCGGTCGGGCCGGCTCGACCCAGGGCAGCAGCTCCATGGGTGGCGCGCCCTCCGACGTCCAGCTCCGCCGCCCGGCGAGAAGCCCGGTCCAGGGCGGTGGGGACACCTCGCTGGTCGGCGAGCCGAACCCACCGGCGCCTCCGGTGCCGGTGCCACTGCCGAGCACCACGCAGCTTCCCGGGCCGCTTCCGTCCGTGCCATCCGTGAACCTCCACATGGCGCCGAAGCCGCAAAAGTTCGTGCTGGCCAAGTGGATCGCGCGGTGCGACGTCGCCCAACCCGGCAGGCCAGGGACCATGGCGTTCGACGTGTTCTACCAGCACCATCCGACCGGGGCCAACGCGTTCCCGGTGGACCAGATGAACTACCCGTGCGGGGCGGATTGGGCCATCATCCCCGGCTCCGACCCGTTCACGCCGCCGGTGTGGATCGGCAAGACAGCGCCGTTCGTCCCGGCCACGAACTACCCGGGGGGCCAGGTCTTCACGGCGGTGGAAGTGTCCTCGGCCCAGGTCGCGGCCGACCTCGCCGCCGCCGGCGTGCCGGTGGGCTCGGCGGGCCAGCTGGTGACCTACGGATCCGACGGTGTCCCCATCTACACGGCGAACTGGTGGGGGTTGTCGATCGCGGTGAAGGACGCCGCGGGACAGGCCATCGCTCGGGACGGCGGGTACCCGCACCCCATGTGGCGGACCGACGCCTACCACTGGGGCTGGGGCAACCTCGGCGTGGGGCTTCCGGTCTTCAAGGGCAAGGTGTAGCCGGACCCCGCCTCTCTCGGGAAGGGAGATGCCCGTGTATGCGCTGTGGAGTCGTGCGCGGCGGCCGCTCATCCTGGCGGCGGTCGCCACCGTAACCGTCCTCGTCCCTTTCGTGGCGCCGAGCGGCGCCGCCGGCACGCGGCCCGCCCGCTCGAACGGCCCCAGGATCACCTCGAACGTCCCGGTGTTCGGACCCGAGACCATCGTCGATCCGCAACGGGTGGCCGGCGAGCCCTCCGTCGCGGTCGACCAGCAGGGCACGATCTACGTGGCCGCGCCGTTCGGGTTCAGCACCTCGGCCAGCTTCGTGTGGCGATCCACTGACGGCGGAAAGACGTTCCACCTGGTCCCGGGGAACGAGCCTCCGGAGGGAAAGCCGACCACGTGTGCCGGAGGCGGCGACTCCGGGCTCGCTGTGGACACGGCGAACCGGCTGTACTTCGTGGACCTCCAGGGGCTCACCGACGTGAGCAACAGCGTGAGCGCCGACGGCGGGGCGACCTGGAGCACGACCTGCAACGCCGCGAACGCCGCTGGGGTGGACCGCCCCTGGATCGCGACATACGGCGATCCCCAGAACGGCGGGGCCCTGTACCAGACGGTGGACGACATCGGGCAGTGCACGGTCTCGTGCGGGCTGGGCCAGGTCGGCAACAACATCGTGGAGATCACCCGGTCCCAGGACGGCACCACGTTCCTTCCGACCCCCGGGCAGCAGGTGGAGGTGGACGGGATCGTCTCGGGCATCGTCACGGACCCGGGCAACGGCGACGTCTATCTCGCGCACACCGCCCTGGTGGACCCGGGTACCGGCGACCTCGTCTCCGGAGGCGACGCCAACGGCAACGCCAACGGCGTCGTGGTGGTGCGGTTCCCGGGCGGGTTCAACCCCGGCCCGGTGCCCACGCCGCTCCTCCCCGGCGAGACGCTGTGCCAGACCGCTCCCAGCACCTGCACCACCGACGTGGTCTACGCGGGCCCGCTGGATGGCAGCGGGAACAGCACGATCAACGTGGGGGTGGACTTCGCCCCGATCGCCGTGGACGGCTCGGGCAACCTCTACGCCGTGTGGACGCAGACGCCGGTGGATCCCTCGTCCGGCCTGCAGGACGGACCGAGCCCCATCTCCCTGTCGATCTCGACCGACCACGGCGCCTCGTGGAGCGGGCCCATCGACGTCTCGGCGAGCGCGCCTTCGATGCAGACGAACCTGTTCCCGTGGGTGGCGGCGGGAAGCAAGGGGCGCATCGACATCGTGTGGTACGGCACACCCACGGTCGAGAGCTGTCCCGACCAGCCGTGCGGGCCGACCGCAACGGGCAAGTGGTACGTGATGATGGCCCAGTCCCTCAACGCGGTCACCCATGGCGCCCCCAACCCGGCGCCGACGTTCGGGGTGACGCAGGTCGCGGAGATCTCGAACCATTACGGGACGGTGTGCACGTTCGGCATCGCGTGCACCACCGACCGGGGGCTGCTGGACTTCCTCTCCGTAACGCCGGGTCCGAAGGGCGAGGCCGACGTGGTGTGGGCGGACGCGACCAACCAGAACTTCTCCGGAGGGACCTCTGCGGCCCTCGTCGCCTTCAGCCGCCAATTCGCCGGCCCCAGCCTGTTCGCGAAGGTGGGACAGCTGAACGGGTCCCCGCCCCCCACCGGCATCGGGCATGGCTCACCCGACGCGTACTGCTCGGCCAACGGGACCACGGTCCCCGCGTCGGACAACCTCACCCTCCAAGGGGTCCGGGTGACGCGACAGGACGCCGGCACGTACCGCATCAAGATCCGGGTGAACGACCTGTCGTCGCTGGCGGTCGATCCCGCGCTGGGGGGGACCGACGGGCTGTGGCTGGTGCGCTGGGAGATCCCGGATCCCAACGGCGCCGGCCATAGCTTCTTCGCGGCCATGGAATCGGACGGAGGCGGCGCGCCGTCGTTCTTCGACGGGGAGACCTCCTCCATCGACACCACCCACGCGAAATTCCTGACCTACCCGCCGGGGAACACGATCCAGGGCTTCTACAAGCCGGGGCCACCCGGACGGATCGTGCTCTACGTCCCGGTCGCCGACGTCGGGGCCGGGCTTTCCTCGACGCTGTACTCGATCACCGGGATCACGGCGACCCAGTCCCAGCCGTCCAGCAGCGGGCCGATTTTCAACGTGATCGACCAGACGTCGCCGTTCGACGCAACACCCTGACCCGAGGGAAACGAGGCGAGGCCCGGCCGGACTGGTCCGGGCCCTCGCCGCGTCCGCCGCGGACGCGCGGAACGGAGTGCGACTGTGGTCGCATCCGACGACCGGACCGGAGGGGGATGACCACCGGTCAGCGAAGCCGTACCGTACGTGGACATGAACCGCCCGGTGGCACGATCGAGGTCGATGGAGCAGGCGGAACGACCTCCGTCTCCGTGGCCTCGGTGGATCGACGGCGAGCTGGCCATCGTGGCCGCCGGCATCGCGGTGGGAAGCCTGGCCCTGGGAGGCCGCCACGAGTTCACCGCGTGGCGATCCGCTCTGCTCGGCGCCGCCATCCTCCCGTGGGTGCTGGAGACGCGCGTCACCTTTCCCCGGCTGCCGTTCGCCGGATGGGTCATCGGGTGGGAGACCGCCTACCTGTTCTCGGGGGGAGATCCCTTCTCGCTGATGCTGTTCGTCCTGCTGGTGGGAAGGATCTCCGCGGTCGGGAGCCTCCGGGAGTCCCGGCTGGTGGCGGCGGCGTGCGTCGCCGTTCCCGTGGCGCGGTCCCTGACCTGGCCGCCGGGCTCCACGTTGTGGGCCTACTGGACCGTGGCGGTGGGCATCGCCTACCTGGCCGGCCGGTCCCTGCACTACCAGCGGCGGCTGGTGGCGGAGCTCCACGCGGCGCAGGCGCAGCTCGCCGCGCGGGGCGCGTCGGAGGAGCGGCAGCGGATCGCCCGCGAGCTGCACGACGTGATCGCCCATTCCCTGACCGTGACCATGCTGCATCTCACGGCGGCGCGGCTGGCCCTGGAGACGGACCCGAAGGAGGCGGCGGAAGCGTTGGCCGAGGCGGAGCGGCTGGGACGGCAGAGCCTGGCCGACGTTCGCCGGGCCGTGGGCCTGATGCGAGCGGGAGGTGAGCACGCGACCGAGACGCCGCTTCCCGCCGCGGGGGACATCCCGGACCTGGTGCGCCGGTACCGGGAGGCCGGGCTGTCGGTGGAGCTCCGGATGGAAGGCGAACCGGCGGCGCTTCCCGCGGCGGTCGGCCTGGCCGCCTTTCGCATCGTCCAGGAATCGCTGAGCAACGCGGTCCGCCACGCGCCGGGGGCGAGCGCCGCCGTCGATGTGCAGGTGGGCGCGCGGGAGGCCTCGGTCCGGGTCCACGACTCCGGCCCCTCGGATGGCCCCCCGGCGGCGGGGCACCGCGACGCGGGCGGACTCGGGCTGATGGGCATGCGGGAACGGGCCACCCTGCTCGGCGGGACGTTCCGGGCCGGCCCGGATGGAGCCGGGTGGACCGTCGAGTGCCGGCTGCCCCTGCCGGACCCGGACCCGGACCTGCGCAGGGACGGCCCCGGCGCGGACGGCCCGGGCGAAACGACGCCGGCCCAGATCGTGCCGGAGTCAGGATCGGCCGAACAGGTTGCCGCCCGCAGCACGGGCGGCGTGGCGGCGCCGTGATCCGGGTCCTGCTGGTGGACGACCAGCCCCTGGTTCGGGCCGGGCTGTCCCGGATCCTCCGTCCCCGGGACGGTTTCGAGATCGTGGGGGAATGCGAGGACGGCCAGGAGGTCCTGGAGGCGGTGGCCGCCGACCGGCCCGACGTGGTGCTGATGGACGTTCGGATGAAGAACATGGACGGGGCCGAGGCCACCCGCCGGCTCCGGGAGTCCCCGGACGCGCCGCCGGTCCTCGTCCTCACGACGTTCGACGACGACGAGGTGGTGCAGGCGGCCCTGTCCGCGGGCGCGTCCGGGTTCGTGCTGAAGGACGCGCCGGGAGAGGACATCATCCGGGCCACGCGGGTGGTGGCGGGCGGCGGAGCCTGGCTCGACCCGTCGGTGACCGGGCGGGTGCTGGAGACCTACCGCTCGCAGGCGCTTCCCCGTGCCGAGGAGGCCTCGAAGATCGAGGAGCTCACGGCGCGGGAGCTGGACGTCCTCCGGCTGATCGCGCGCGGTTCGGTCAACCGGGAGATCGCCCGCGAGCTGTTCATCAGCGAGGGAACCGTGAAGACGCACATCGGGCACATCCTCACGAAGCTGGGACTCCGGGACCGGTCGGCGGCCATCGTGTTCGCGTTCGACCACGGGTTGGTCGGACCCGCGGAGCGGGGCCCCCCGCAGAGCGGGCCCGCGACGCGGGGATCCTGAAGGGAGACGACATGGCAAGCGCACCCGATGCCGGCGGCGCGGGGACCATCCAGGCCGACACGATGCTGTTCAACCCGTTCATGCCGGAGATGCGGACGGACCCGTATCCCGCGTACCACCTCCTGCGGGCGGCCGATCCCGTGCACCGGGTTCCGCTGGAGATCGGGCCCCAGGTGTGGATCCTCAGCCGGCACCGGGACGTCTCGATGCTGCTACGGGACTCCCGAGTGTCGAGCGACCGCCGGAAGTCCGACCTGTACGAGGCGTTCCTCCAGTCGCTCCCGGAGGAACTTCGGACCGAGGAGCTGGTGCCGTCCATGCTGTTCCTCGATCCGCCGGATCACACCCGTCTGCGCAGCCTGGTGAACCAGGCCTTCACCGGGCGCGTGATCGAGCAGCTGCGCCCGCGCGTCGAGGAGATGGTCGCGGCGCTGCTGGACGACGTGGCGGCCGTGGGGCGCATGGACGTGATCGAGGAACTGGCCTACCCGCTTCCGGTGAACGTCATCTGCGACCTGCTGGGCGTGGCGGAGATGGACCGGGAGCTGCTGCGGCGATGGTCGCTGGACCTCATCTACACGCTCGATCCGATGGTGCCGCCGGAGGTGCTGGGGCGGGCCCAGCGGGCCGGGGCGGAGTTCCGCGAGTACCTCCGCGCGCTGATCGCCGAGCGGCGGTCGAGCCCGGGCCCGGACCTGCTGTCGGCCCTGATCGCGGCGGAGGACGAGGGCGGCCGCCTGAGCGAGGGCGAGCTGGTGTCCACGTGCGTGCTGCTGCTCATCGCCGGGCACGAGACCACGTCCGGCCTGATCGGCAACGGAACGCTGGCGCTCCTGCGCAACGCGGATCAGCTCCGGCGATGGAATCAGGAACCCGGGATCGCCCGGCCGGCTGTCGAGGAGCTACTTCGCTACGACAGCCCGGTCCAGCTGACCGGCCGGCTGCTGGTCGACGACATCGAGGTCGACGGCCGGACCCTGCCCAAGGGTTCGGAGGTGGTGGGCCTACTGGGCGCGGCCAACCGCGATCCCGACCAGTTCCCCGACCCGGACCGCCTGGACCTGGGCCGGAAGGAGAACCGCCACATCGCCTTCGGGAGCGGGATCCACTTCTGCCTGGGCGCAGCGCTGGCCCGCGTGGAGGGCCAGGTGGCCCTGGGCCAGCTGGTCCGCCGGTTCCCGGACATGTCGCTCGCCGGCGACCCGGTGTGGCGCGACACCATCACGCTGCGCGGCCTGCGCTCGCTGCCGGTCAGCCTGGCGTAGCCACTCCCAGCCTGGCTCGCACCTCCGCCACCTGGGCCCGGACCGATGCCGGGGACGGGCCCCCGGCGGCGTGGCGGCGGGCCACCGAACGCTCGGGGGTGATCGAGTCAAGCGGCTGGTGCTCGGGCTGTAGGCGAACCACCCGAGATGCCGTTTCGTCCCCGCACCCATCCCCTGACGCCCTGAGCGCTTGGCCCACCGAGCGCTTGGTGGACCAAGCACCGTGCTATGCTGACCACATGCCGAGCCAGCAGCGCCCCGCCGAAGCCCTGGGGCAGTTCCTCAAGACCCAGCGCCGGATCGCGAACCTGTCCATCCGCCAGCTGGCGAGCCTGGCCAAGGTCTCGAACCCGTACCTCAGCCAGATCGAGCGGGGGCTGTACCGGCCGTCCGCCGATGTGCTCAAGAATCTGGCCGATGCGCTGCAGATTTCCGCTCAATCGCTGTACTCGAAGGTCGGCCTCGTGGAACCGAATCCAGACGAGGACGTGATCCCGGACGCGGAGGAAGCCATCCGCATGGACCCTCGGCTTTCCCCCGAGCAGAAGGAAGCGCTCATCCGGGTGTATCGTAACTTCGTCGGCGGCGCTTGATCCACCAAGCGGCTCCGCTAGATGTACCAAGCGACCGCTTGACGGACCAAGCATATGCTTGGTAGACTTAGCACCGTCGAGAGGCCGGACCGACCGGCCTCCGGATGAAGGAGGACCCGCCCATGCAGACCACCACGCTGGCCACCAAGGCCCAGGACCAGGTCTACGCCGCCATCAAGCAGGTGCAGGACGTGGCGATCTCCGCCGTGTCCCAGGTGAGCGAGACGATCGGGAACGTGCTGCCCGAGGTTCCGCGGACGCCGCTGACCGAGCGCCTGCCCGACCCGACCGAGATCGTGCTCACGAGCTTCCAGTTCGCCGAGCAGATGCTCGAGACCCAGAAGGCCTACGCGCTGGACCTCCTGAAGGCCATGGCTCCCGTGACCGGCAAGCTCGTCCCGGCCGCGGGCCGGAAGCCCGTTCGCCGGACCACCAAGGCCAAGGCCTAGCAGCAACGGATGCAGCGATCCAGGCGGCACCGGGCGCGCTCGCCGAGCGGCGCCAATCGAAGAAGCCTCCGCCACGGCGGGGGCTTCTCGTCGTACCCGGTCGGATAAGCTGCGCTCGTGCTCGGTGAGCGGGAGGGTGTGGTTGTCGAGGTCCGTCCCCTCGACCTGCATGGCGTCGTGTACTCCGACGTGACCGTCACCTACTCCGACGGCTCCATGGAGCAGGCCCGGCTCGGGCCGGAGGCGGTTCCCGTGGATCTGCGGCCGGGCGAGCGGGTTCTCGCGACCCGGGCCGCCAACATGATCCTCTCCCTCCGGCGTCCGTAGCCGCCCCCGCCTCCCCGTCACATCTCCCGACGGGGGCCCGAGCGTATTCTTGGGCAACATGACCGAGCCCGAGGCCGCACGGGCATTCTCCAACGCCCTCCGGGAGCGGATCGAGGCGCGGTTGTTCGGCGTCGGGGGCGCCCTCAAGCTCGTCCTGGTGGGGATCCTCACGGACTCGCACGTCCTGATCGACGACGTCCCCGGCGTGGGGAAGACCACCCTCGTCCGGATGCTGTCGAGCCTGCTCGGGCTGAAGTTCGCGCGCGTGCAGTTCACGCCGGACCTCATGCCCTCCGACATCACCGGGACCTCGGTCCTCAACCTGAAGGCCCAGGAGTTCGAGTTCCGTCCGGGCCCCATATTCACCCAGATCCTCCTGGCCGACGAGATCAACCGGGCCACCCCGAAGACACAGGCGGCGTTGCTCGAGGCGATGCAGGAGCGCCAGGTCACCGTGGACGGGGTGACCTATCCGCTCCCGGACCCGTTCTTCGTGCTGGCCACGCAGAACCCCGTGGAGCTGGAGGGCACCTTCCCGCTCCCGGAGGCGCAGCTGGACCGGTTCCTCCTGCGGGTCCGGATCGGCTACCCGCCCGAGGAGGAGGAGGAACGGATCCTCATGCCGGGGCGGGAGCGGTCCATCGCGCCGACCGAGCCGCTGCCCGTCGAGCTCGGGCTCGGGGACCTTCGCGGGCTGGTGAACGAGGTGCGGATCGAGCAGCCGGTCCGCAGATACGTGGTCTCACTGGCCCGAGCCAGCCGGGGGCATCCCGACCTCCAGGTCGGCGCGAGCCCCCGGGCGGTCGAGCACATGGGCGACGCGGTGCGGGCCTGGGCCCTCCTGGCGGGTCGCGACTACGTCCTCCCCGACGACGTCAAGGCGTTGGCCGAACCGGTGTTCGCGCATCGACTCGTACCGAGCACCGACGCTCGAATCCGGGGACGCGGCGCCGAGGAGATCCTCCGGGAGGTTGTCGAGAGCGTCGAGGTTCCCGTGGAGTCGGGGCTCGGACCGCTGGGGCAGCGAGGTACGTAGCCACGGACTCCCCGCGGAGGCGGCAGATCGCGCTCGGGGTCGCGGTCGTGCTTGCCTTCGCCGGAACACTCGTTGCCAACGTCCCGCTGGTCTCGTGGGCCATCGGCGTCGGCGCGATGGCCGGCGC
Coding sequences within it:
- a CDS encoding response regulator transcription factor; amino-acid sequence: MIRVLLVDDQPLVRAGLSRILRPRDGFEIVGECEDGQEVLEAVAADRPDVVLMDVRMKNMDGAEATRRLRESPDAPPVLVLTTFDDDEVVQAALSAGASGFVLKDAPGEDIIRATRVVAGGGAWLDPSVTGRVLETYRSQALPRAEEASKIEELTARELDVLRLIARGSVNREIARELFISEGTVKTHIGHILTKLGLRDRSAAIVFAFDHGLVGPAERGPPQSGPATRGS
- a CDS encoding cytochrome P450 — translated: MASAPDAGGAGTIQADTMLFNPFMPEMRTDPYPAYHLLRAADPVHRVPLEIGPQVWILSRHRDVSMLLRDSRVSSDRRKSDLYEAFLQSLPEELRTEELVPSMLFLDPPDHTRLRSLVNQAFTGRVIEQLRPRVEEMVAALLDDVAAVGRMDVIEELAYPLPVNVICDLLGVAEMDRELLRRWSLDLIYTLDPMVPPEVLGRAQRAGAEFREYLRALIAERRSSPGPDLLSALIAAEDEGGRLSEGELVSTCVLLLIAGHETTSGLIGNGTLALLRNADQLRRWNQEPGIARPAVEELLRYDSPVQLTGRLLVDDIEVDGRTLPKGSEVVGLLGAANRDPDQFPDPDRLDLGRKENRHIAFGSGIHFCLGAALARVEGQVALGQLVRRFPDMSLAGDPVWRDTITLRGLRSLPVSLA
- a CDS encoding helix-turn-helix domain-containing protein, which translates into the protein MDQAPCYADHMPSQQRPAEALGQFLKTQRRIANLSIRQLASLAKVSNPYLSQIERGLYRPSADVLKNLADALQISAQSLYSKVGLVEPNPDEDVIPDAEEAIRMDPRLSPEQKEALIRVYRNFVGGA
- a CDS encoding MoxR family ATPase, with the protein product MTEPEAARAFSNALRERIEARLFGVGGALKLVLVGILTDSHVLIDDVPGVGKTTLVRMLSSLLGLKFARVQFTPDLMPSDITGTSVLNLKAQEFEFRPGPIFTQILLADEINRATPKTQAALLEAMQERQVTVDGVTYPLPDPFFVLATQNPVELEGTFPLPEAQLDRFLLRVRIGYPPEEEEERILMPGRERSIAPTEPLPVELGLGDLRGLVNEVRIEQPVRRYVVSLARASRGHPDLQVGASPRAVEHMGDAVRAWALLAGRDYVLPDDVKALAEPVFAHRLVPSTDARIRGRGAEEILREVVESVEVPVESGLGPLGQRGT